Proteins encoded by one window of Porphyrobacter sp. YT40:
- the rpoN gene encoding RNA polymerase factor sigma-54, which produces MALGPRLDIRQTQSLVMTPQLRQAIKLLAASNLEIETFIAEALEANPLLDTGGPAEPGEPERIEIAAPAGEEATADQLMLAGGGEGDAPLDLGAVDRDFDTGDGAGPSMRDAEWGAAAGSGGDFDEMPDWEQLRAAEVTLVEHLEGQLGAAASDPRTLAIARHIIGLLDEAGYLTLPLEEVADDLGVDVFDAKAGLRLVQSLDPSGIGARNLAECIAIQAREADRYDPCMKALIDNLDLVARGEVERLKRLCRVDDEDFADMLRELRSYNPRPGLAFAPSDAGTVVPDILVTANAAGGWDIALNEDTLPKLIVNRGYFVELNAGATSRESQGWLKEKLADAHWLIRALDQRQKTILKTAAEIVKKQDGFFRRGVSELRPLTLREVAEQIEMHESTVSRVTSNKYLACARGTFELKYFFTSGVGRIGEGADGEGASSAAIKARIKALIDAETVKNILSDQQLAEMLQKEGFDLARRTVAKYREAIGLGSSAERRRAKKLAGL; this is translated from the coding sequence ATGGCGCTCGGCCCCCGCCTCGATATCCGGCAGACGCAATCGCTGGTGATGACGCCGCAATTGCGGCAGGCGATCAAGCTGCTGGCGGCCTCCAACCTCGAGATCGAGACCTTCATCGCCGAGGCGCTGGAAGCCAACCCGCTGCTCGACACCGGCGGGCCAGCCGAACCGGGCGAGCCGGAGCGGATCGAGATTGCCGCGCCCGCGGGCGAGGAGGCGACCGCCGATCAGCTGATGCTGGCGGGCGGGGGGGAGGGCGACGCGCCGCTCGATCTCGGCGCGGTGGACCGCGATTTCGACACCGGCGACGGCGCGGGGCCGAGTATGCGCGATGCCGAATGGGGCGCGGCGGCAGGCTCCGGCGGCGACTTCGACGAGATGCCCGACTGGGAGCAGCTGCGCGCCGCCGAGGTCACGCTGGTCGAGCATCTGGAGGGCCAGCTCGGCGCAGCGGCCAGCGACCCGCGCACGCTTGCCATCGCGCGCCACATCATCGGGCTGCTCGACGAGGCGGGGTATCTCACACTCCCGCTTGAGGAGGTGGCCGACGATCTCGGGGTCGATGTCTTCGATGCCAAGGCGGGATTGCGACTGGTGCAGTCGCTCGACCCATCGGGCATCGGCGCGCGCAATCTGGCCGAGTGCATCGCGATCCAGGCGCGCGAGGCGGACCGTTACGACCCCTGCATGAAGGCGCTGATCGACAACCTCGATCTGGTCGCGCGCGGCGAGGTGGAGCGGCTGAAGCGCCTGTGCCGCGTCGACGACGAGGATTTCGCCGACATGCTGCGCGAGCTGCGCAGCTACAACCCGCGCCCCGGCCTCGCCTTCGCGCCCTCGGACGCGGGAACGGTGGTGCCCGACATCCTCGTCACCGCCAATGCCGCCGGGGGGTGGGACATCGCTTTGAACGAAGACACCCTGCCCAAGCTGATCGTCAACCGCGGCTACTTCGTGGAGCTCAACGCCGGCGCGACCAGCCGCGAATCGCAGGGCTGGCTCAAGGAGAAGCTGGCCGATGCGCACTGGCTGATCCGCGCGCTCGACCAGCGGCAGAAGACGATCCTCAAGACCGCCGCCGAGATCGTGAAGAAGCAGGACGGCTTCTTCCGCCGCGGTGTCTCCGAACTGCGCCCGCTTACGCTGCGCGAAGTGGCCGAGCAGATCGAGATGCACGAAAGCACGGTCAGCCGCGTCACCAGCAACAAATATCTCGCCTGTGCGCGCGGCACCTTCGAGCTCAAATATTTCTTCACCAGCGGGGTCGGCCGAATCGGAGAGGGCGCCGATGGGGAAGGCGCGTCGAGCGCGGCGATCAAGGCGCGGATCAAGGCGCTGATCGATGCCGAGACGGTGAAGAACATCCTCTCCGACCAGCAGCTTGCCGAGATGCTCCAGAAGGAAGGTTTCGACCTCGCCCGGCGCACGGTCGCCAAATATCGCGAGGCGATCGGGCTGGGATCGAGCGCCGAGCGGCGGCGGGCGAAAAAGCTGGCGGGTCTGTAG
- the ctrA gene encoding response regulator transcription factor CtrA: MRVLLIEDEPTTAKAIELMLTTEGFNVYSTDLGEEGLDLGKLYDYDIILLDLNLPDMHGYDVLKKLRVAKVQTPVLILSGISEMDSKIRSFGFGADDYVTKPFHREELVARIYAVVRRSKGHSQSVIRTGKLAVNLDAKTVEVDGARVHLTGKEYAMLELLSLRKGTTLTKEMFLNHLYGGMDEPELKIIDVFICKLRKKLSLACGGENYIETVWGRGYVLRDDETVVEAA; encoded by the coding sequence ATGCGCGTTCTGCTGATCGAAGACGAACCGACCACCGCCAAGGCGATCGAGCTGATGCTCACGACCGAGGGCTTCAACGTCTATTCGACCGATCTTGGCGAGGAGGGTTTGGACCTCGGCAAGCTGTATGATTACGACATCATCCTGCTCGACCTGAACCTGCCCGACATGCATGGCTATGACGTGCTCAAGAAGCTGCGCGTCGCCAAGGTGCAGACCCCGGTGCTGATCCTTTCGGGCATTTCCGAGATGGATTCGAAGATTCGCAGCTTCGGCTTCGGCGCCGATGACTATGTCACCAAGCCGTTCCACCGCGAAGAACTGGTCGCCCGCATCTATGCCGTGGTGCGCCGTTCGAAGGGCCATTCGCAGTCGGTGATCCGCACCGGCAAGCTCGCCGTAAACCTCGACGCCAAGACCGTCGAAGTCGATGGCGCCCGCGTGCATCTGACGGGCAAGGAATATGCGATGCTGGAGCTGCTCTCGCTTCGCAAGGGCACCACGCTCACCAAGGAAATGTTCCTCAACCACCTCTACGGCGGGATGGACGAGCCGGAACTCAAGATCATCGACGTGTTCATCTGCAAGCTGCGCAAGAAGCTGTCGCTGGCCTGCGGCGGCGAGAACTACATCGAGACCGTGTGGGGCCGCGGCTATGTGCTGCGCGACGACGAAACGGTGGTCGAAGCGGCGTAA
- a CDS encoding helix-turn-helix transcriptional regulator: MSTLPTGAADTLSAKELEILRLLAGGHTVKSIAAQLERSEASINERLREARRKTGVGSSRELARQLAAQKIWDEEIDLSPSARSSEALSVPRKPGFVWTKGRIAMAFLLPAAVLGLALAAGTATRPEAVETAQTAQATSPLAGRWSLDVTRLPENERPLDVTITFTPQADGRMHTVVLIENRDGGTIKAESTAATDGVAVPVGGNFAEVDSVALRQPAPDTLVMTLAKGGERVSTRVYTVAKNGQSMTETIVWANGEMPDPKAVVFKRTG, from the coding sequence ATGTCCACCCTGCCGACCGGTGCTGCCGATACGCTGTCCGCAAAGGAGCTTGAGATCCTGCGCCTGCTGGCAGGCGGGCACACGGTGAAGTCGATTGCGGCGCAGCTGGAGCGCTCGGAAGCTTCGATCAATGAACGCCTGCGCGAGGCGCGGCGCAAAACGGGGGTGGGCAGCAGCCGGGAACTGGCGCGGCAATTGGCGGCACAAAAAATCTGGGACGAGGAAATCGATCTGTCGCCGTCGGCGCGTTCGTCCGAGGCTTTGTCCGTGCCCCGCAAACCGGGGTTCGTTTGGACGAAAGGACGAATCGCCATGGCTTTCCTGCTCCCCGCCGCCGTGCTGGGCCTCGCGCTCGCTGCCGGCACCGCTACCCGGCCCGAGGCGGTCGAAACCGCGCAAACCGCGCAGGCGACCTCCCCGCTGGCCGGGCGCTGGTCGCTCGATGTCACGCGGCTCCCCGAGAACGAGCGCCCGCTTGACGTGACGATTACCTTCACGCCGCAAGCCGACGGGCGAATGCATACGGTGGTGTTGATCGAAAACCGCGACGGCGGGACGATCAAGGCGGAATCGACCGCTGCAACCGATGGCGTGGCGGTGCCGGTCGGCGGAAACTTCGCCGAAGTCGATTCGGTCGCTTTGCGTCAGCCGGCACCCGACACGCTGGTGATGACGCTGGCGAAGGGCGGAGAGCGGGTGTCGACCCGCGTCTACACCGTGGCGAAGAACGGCCAGAGCATGACCGAGACGATCGTCTGGGCCAACGGCGAAATGCCCGATCCCAAGGCGGTGGTGTTCAAGCGGACAGGCTGA
- a CDS encoding NADP-dependent malic enzyme: MADENGTQNKGGFTAREALFYHETIRPGKLEIVATKPMTSQRDLSLAYSPGVAVPVEAIAADPSLAARYTAKANLVAVISNGTAILGLGNLGALASKPVMEGKAVLFKRFADVDSIDIELATEDPEAFINAVALMEPTFGGINLEDIKAPECFIIEAALRERMKIPVMHDDQHGTAIITAAGLLNACHLTGRDIRDVKVVVNGAGAAAIACTALIKAMGVRHDNVILCDRSGPITPGREGMDQWKSAHAVETTATSLEEALVGADIFLGLSAAGALRPDWVKKMADRPIIFAMANPVPEIMPDEAKSVRPDAIIATGRSDFPNQVNNVLGFPFIFRGALDVQATTINEEMKVAAAKAIAELARQQVPEEVASAYGKNHKFGTDYIIPAPFDPRLIEVVSSAVAKAAMDSGVARTKIEDFEAYRMQLRSRLNPTTSVLSGVYEVARSNPKRMVFAEAEEEVVLRAAIQFRDFGYGTPILVGRTKAVLDKLHQLSVSDPGSFEIQNSADSEHVPAMVAYLYKRLQRRGFTERDVRRMVNQERNVFAALLVALGHGDGMITGMTRTFAQTVREVNLVLDHKEGALPFGIHMMVGKNHTTFLADTTINERPNAEELAHIAKETAAVARRMGHEPRVAFLSYSTFGNPSGQWLNNIREAVAILDREDPGFEYEGEMAPDAALNPKVMALYPFSRLSGPANVLIMPGLQSANLSAKLLRELGSNATIGPMLLGVEKPVQIVPMTAAVPDVLTLAVLASAGVVG, translated from the coding sequence ATGGCCGACGAAAACGGCACCCAGAATAAGGGCGGCTTCACCGCGCGCGAGGCGCTGTTCTACCACGAAACGATCCGCCCCGGTAAGCTCGAGATCGTCGCCACCAAGCCGATGACCTCGCAGCGCGACCTGTCGCTGGCCTACTCCCCCGGCGTGGCCGTGCCGGTCGAAGCGATCGCCGCCGATCCCTCGCTCGCCGCACGCTACACCGCCAAGGCGAACCTCGTGGCGGTGATCTCCAACGGCACCGCGATCCTCGGCCTCGGCAATCTCGGCGCGCTTGCCTCCAAGCCGGTGATGGAGGGCAAGGCGGTGCTGTTCAAGCGCTTCGCCGACGTCGATTCGATCGACATCGAACTCGCCACCGAAGATCCCGAAGCCTTCATCAACGCCGTCGCGCTGATGGAGCCGACCTTCGGCGGCATCAACCTTGAAGACATCAAGGCCCCCGAATGCTTCATCATCGAAGCCGCGCTGCGCGAGCGGATGAAGATCCCGGTGATGCACGACGACCAGCACGGCACCGCGATCATCACCGCAGCGGGCCTGCTCAACGCCTGCCACCTGACCGGGCGCGACATCCGCGACGTCAAAGTGGTGGTCAACGGCGCAGGCGCGGCGGCGATCGCCTGCACCGCGCTGATCAAGGCGATGGGCGTGCGTCACGACAACGTCATCCTGTGCGACCGCTCCGGCCCGATCACTCCGGGCCGCGAGGGCATGGACCAATGGAAGAGCGCGCACGCGGTCGAAACCACGGCCACCAGCCTCGAAGAGGCGCTTGTGGGCGCGGACATCTTCCTTGGCCTGTCCGCGGCGGGTGCGCTCAGGCCCGACTGGGTGAAGAAGATGGCCGACCGGCCGATCATCTTCGCGATGGCCAACCCCGTGCCCGAAATCATGCCCGACGAGGCCAAGTCCGTGCGCCCCGATGCGATCATCGCCACGGGCCGTTCGGACTTCCCCAATCAGGTCAACAATGTCCTCGGCTTCCCCTTCATCTTCCGCGGCGCGCTCGACGTGCAGGCGACCACCATCAACGAGGAAATGAAGGTCGCCGCCGCGAAGGCCATCGCCGAGCTTGCGCGCCAGCAGGTGCCCGAGGAAGTCGCGAGCGCCTATGGCAAGAACCACAAGTTCGGCACCGACTACATCATCCCCGCCCCCTTCGACCCGCGCCTGATCGAGGTCGTCTCCTCGGCGGTGGCCAAGGCGGCGATGGACTCCGGCGTCGCGCGGACAAAAATCGAGGATTTCGAGGCCTACCGGATGCAGCTGCGCAGCCGCCTCAACCCGACGACCTCGGTGCTTTCGGGCGTCTACGAGGTCGCACGCAGCAATCCGAAGCGCATGGTCTTTGCCGAGGCCGAGGAAGAAGTGGTGCTGCGCGCCGCGATCCAGTTCCGCGATTTCGGCTACGGCACCCCGATCCTCGTGGGGCGCACCAAGGCGGTGCTCGACAAGCTGCACCAGCTTTCGGTGAGCGATCCCGGCAGCTTCGAAATCCAGAACTCGGCCGATAGCGAACACGTGCCGGCGATGGTGGCCTATCTCTACAAGCGGCTCCAGCGGCGCGGCTTTACCGAGCGTGACGTGCGCCGCATGGTCAATCAGGAACGCAACGTCTTTGCCGCGCTGCTGGTGGCGCTCGGCCATGGCGACGGGATGATCACCGGGATGACCCGCACCTTCGCGCAGACCGTGCGCGAGGTGAATCTGGTGCTGGATCACAAGGAAGGCGCGCTGCCTTTCGGGATCCACATGATGGTCGGCAAGAACCACACCACCTTCCTCGCCGACACCACGATCAACGAGCGTCCCAACGCCGAGGAACTGGCCCATATCGCCAAGGAAACCGCCGCGGTCGCTCGGCGCATGGGACACGAGCCGCGCGTGGCATTCCTCAGCTATTCGACCTTCGGCAACCCGTCGGGCCAATGGCTCAACAATATCCGCGAGGCGGTGGCGATCCTCGACCGCGAGGATCCAGGCTTCGAATACGAGGGCGAAATGGCGCCCGATGCCGCGCTTAACCCCAAGGTCATGGCGCTCTACCCCTTCAGCCGCCTGTCGGGCCCGGCCAATGTGCTGATCATGCCGGGCCTGCAATCGGCCAACCTCTCGGCCAAGCTGCTGCGCGAGCTGGGCAGCAACGCCACCATCGGCCCGATGCTGCTGGGCGTGGAAAAGCCGGTGCAGATCGTGCCGATGACCGCAGCGGTGCCGGACGTGCTGACGCTGGCGGTGCTGGCGAGCGCGGGCGTGGTGGGGTGA
- a CDS encoding PD40 domain-containing protein has translation MKQRYRSAALAVTALLIAAPAGAGGYDPALTPVPGDPAVTTEITQHENGRLAKRAFRKNGKLDGLFQEWDADGNLTLVAEWREDKGEGVWMYFHPNGIVRERSYVTRDLWHGPSEGWHANGQKAFHGEFDLGMKRGPFRYWSEQGQAFGPAVELAAQGPEPRIILAGFFPQGFNAWDVTFSIDLETMFVGTGDDDGENRRIMMRQWRGNAWSALEPAPFADLAAAEGNPISSHDGEYVYFSSDRHKAEEPENPNRDLYRVSRRSGWKQVERMTATPAYGEVSLSTAAGGLGVMWTDRRLDGEARIGLYEVAVGTDPLDFRVLRNLNELQTGDSSGEAYPVLAPDGSFLLFSNYDLAGAGTQEDMYMTLREGDGWSAPRALGAPLSSPGNDTAVQVIGGHTVIFGQSDEQGTRFYAIPMPSVLKPRKQP, from the coding sequence ATGAAGCAAAGATACAGAAGCGCCGCCCTCGCCGTCACCGCGCTCCTCATCGCCGCACCCGCGGGAGCCGGGGGTTATGACCCGGCGCTGACCCCCGTTCCGGGCGACCCGGCGGTCACAACCGAGATCACGCAGCACGAAAATGGCCGCCTCGCCAAACGCGCCTTCCGGAAAAACGGCAAGCTCGACGGGCTGTTTCAGGAGTGGGATGCGGACGGCAATCTGACCCTCGTGGCCGAATGGCGCGAGGACAAGGGCGAAGGGGTGTGGATGTACTTTCACCCCAACGGCATCGTGCGCGAGCGCTCCTACGTCACGCGCGACCTGTGGCACGGCCCGAGCGAGGGCTGGCACGCCAATGGTCAGAAGGCCTTTCACGGCGAATTCGATCTCGGCATGAAGCGCGGGCCGTTCCGCTACTGGAGCGAACAGGGGCAGGCCTTCGGACCCGCGGTCGAATTGGCCGCGCAAGGTCCGGAGCCGCGCATCATCCTCGCCGGTTTCTTTCCGCAGGGCTTCAATGCCTGGGACGTGACCTTCAGCATCGATCTGGAAACGATGTTCGTCGGCACGGGCGATGACGATGGCGAGAACCGCCGGATCATGATGCGGCAGTGGCGTGGCAATGCGTGGTCCGCGCTGGAGCCCGCGCCCTTCGCAGACCTTGCTGCGGCCGAAGGCAACCCGATCTCCAGCCATGACGGCGAATACGTCTATTTCAGCAGCGACCGCCACAAGGCCGAAGAGCCGGAGAACCCCAACCGCGATCTCTACCGCGTGTCGCGCCGCTCGGGCTGGAAGCAGGTGGAGCGAATGACGGCCACACCGGCTTACGGCGAGGTTTCGCTGAGCACCGCGGCGGGCGGGCTCGGCGTGATGTGGACCGATCGCAGACTGGACGGCGAGGCGCGCATCGGGCTCTACGAAGTCGCCGTCGGCACCGATCCGCTGGACTTCCGGGTTCTGCGCAATCTCAACGAGCTGCAAACCGGCGACAGCTCAGGCGAGGCCTATCCGGTTCTCGCGCCGGATGGGTCCTTCCTGCTGTTTTCGAACTATGATCTGGCAGGCGCCGGCACGCAGGAGGACATGTACATGACCCTGCGCGAAGGCGATGGCTGGAGCGCGCCCCGCGCGCTCGGTGCGCCGCTTTCGAGCCCGGGCAATGACACCGCCGTGCAGGTAATCGGCGGACATACGGTGATTTTCGGCCAGTCCGACGAGCAGGGGACCCGCTTCTACGCGATCCCGATGCCATCGGTGCTGAAACCGCGGAAGCAGCCCTGA
- the lptB gene encoding LPS export ABC transporter ATP-binding protein: MSSTTLSEPGIEPAPVQPIGSGLEVISIAKSYDKRAVLTDISLNVAKGEVLGLLGPNGAGKTTCFYSIMGLVKPDSGRILMDGEDVTKLPMYRRAILGLGYLPQETSIFRGMTVEQNIACVLEMVEPDKATRASELERLLGEFGLTRLRESPAMALSGGERRRCEIARALAAKPSIMLLDEPFAGIDPLSISDIRDLVKDLKQRGIGVLITDHNVRETLDIVDRACIIYGGQVLFAGSPQELVADENVRRLYLGESFTL, from the coding sequence ATGAGCAGCACGACCCTTTCCGAACCGGGCATCGAGCCTGCCCCCGTCCAGCCCATCGGCAGCGGGCTGGAGGTGATCTCGATCGCCAAGAGCTACGACAAGCGCGCGGTGCTGACCGACATTTCGCTGAACGTCGCCAAGGGCGAGGTGCTCGGCCTGCTCGGCCCCAACGGCGCGGGCAAGACCACCTGCTTCTATTCGATCATGGGTCTGGTGAAGCCGGATTCGGGCCGCATCCTGATGGACGGCGAGGATGTGACCAAGCTGCCGATGTATCGCCGCGCGATCCTTGGCCTCGGCTATCTGCCGCAGGAAACCAGCATCTTCCGCGGCATGACGGTGGAGCAGAACATCGCCTGCGTGCTCGAGATGGTCGAGCCCGACAAGGCCACCCGCGCCTCCGAGCTGGAGCGGCTGCTGGGCGAGTTCGGCCTGACCCGCCTGCGCGAATCGCCCGCGATGGCGCTCTCCGGGGGTGAACGCCGCCGCTGCGAGATCGCCCGCGCGCTGGCGGCCAAGCCTTCGATCATGCTGCTCGACGAGCCGTTTGCGGGCATCGACCCGCTCTCGATCAGCGACATCCGCGATCTGGTGAAGGATCTGAAGCAGCGCGGCATCGGCGTGCTGATCACCGATCACAACGTGCGCGAGACGCTCGACATCGTCGACCGCGCCTGCATCATCTATGGCGGGCAGGTGCTGTTCGCAGGGTCTCCGCAGGAACTGGTCGCCGACGAGAACGTGCGGCGGCTCTATCTCGGCGAGAGCTTCACGCTCTAG
- a CDS encoding Lrp/AsnC family transcriptional regulator: MTNKRQTHLDRLDRAILTAMQQDAAQPVAQLAQQVGSSESSVRRRIRRLRADGVIEREVALLSHHHGGIEIIVTVTMNEEHSSRYDALKRRFQQDDAVAQCYRVTGEADMILHVRVMDMRQYETWLEDNILSDPAIRRCTSHVVYSRIKFSTAIPFAD, translated from the coding sequence ATGACCAATAAACGCCAAACCCATCTCGACAGGCTCGATCGCGCGATTTTGACCGCAATGCAGCAGGATGCCGCCCAGCCTGTCGCACAGCTTGCCCAGCAGGTCGGCAGTTCGGAATCGAGCGTGCGCCGGCGCATCAGGCGGCTGCGCGCGGATGGCGTGATCGAGCGTGAGGTCGCGCTGCTGAGCCACCACCACGGCGGGATCGAGATCATCGTCACGGTAACGATGAACGAGGAGCATTCGAGCCGCTACGACGCGCTCAAACGCAGGTTCCAGCAGGACGACGCGGTTGCGCAATGCTACCGCGTCACGGGCGAGGCGGACATGATCCTGCACGTGCGCGTGATGGACATGCGGCAATACGAGACGTGGCTGGAGGACAATATCCTGTCCGATCCGGCCATTCGCCGCTGCACCTCGCACGTGGTCTATTCGCGGATCAAGTTCTCGACCGCGATCCCGTTCGCCGATTGA
- a CDS encoding LytTR family DNA-binding domain-containing protein, translated as MQWLRPVAQRDQRLWSLLCALLLPGYIVVFVSDGLALSGATIINALGSAGSLWVVGLLARPAFERLLAVQHTAWRMIALVVAGLLFAVLWYVVVASFLGWANAGFRAGGSIPDFSGPAFRWQILQGFLAAAVLFALVDATLMSQRTVETGHAPAPPDKEGPRHLLIRDGDEIIRIAVDEIVSLNAGDEQVTVSAGARKLTVRRSLNELEEQLPEHFLRIHRSAIVNLNAIERLEPAGSGRLSVHLSDGTSPVASRSGARALRQRAI; from the coding sequence ATGCAGTGGCTTCGACCTGTTGCACAGCGCGATCAGCGATTGTGGTCATTGCTCTGCGCGCTGTTGCTGCCTGGCTATATCGTGGTCTTCGTATCCGATGGCCTCGCGCTGTCGGGTGCAACCATCATCAATGCCTTGGGGAGTGCGGGGTCGCTCTGGGTGGTGGGGCTGCTGGCCCGGCCCGCTTTCGAGCGACTGCTTGCGGTGCAACACACAGCCTGGCGAATGATCGCGCTTGTTGTGGCGGGATTGCTATTCGCAGTCCTGTGGTACGTTGTCGTCGCCTCATTTCTCGGATGGGCCAACGCCGGTTTTCGCGCTGGCGGGAGCATTCCGGACTTCAGCGGGCCGGCGTTCCGATGGCAGATATTGCAGGGCTTTCTGGCCGCAGCGGTGTTGTTCGCTCTCGTCGATGCCACATTGATGTCCCAGCGAACGGTCGAGACCGGCCACGCCCCTGCCCCGCCCGACAAGGAGGGGCCGCGTCATCTTCTCATCCGTGATGGCGATGAGATCATCCGGATTGCGGTAGACGAGATCGTTTCGCTCAATGCCGGAGACGAGCAGGTCACGGTGAGCGCCGGAGCGCGGAAGTTGACGGTCCGCCGCAGCCTCAATGAGCTGGAAGAGCAGTTGCCCGAACACTTCCTGCGCATCCATCGCTCCGCCATCGTCAATCTGAACGCGATCGAGCGACTGGAGCCTGCAGGCAGCGGGCGGCTGAGCGTGCATTTGTCGGACGGCACGTCGCCGGTTGCCAGCCGAAGCGGTGCGCGGGCGCTGCGGCAGCGCGCAATCTAG
- a CDS encoding tRNA (guanine(46)-N(7))-methyltransferase TrmB — MTAFKEGDPTTIARLYGRSVGKKLRTYQQGLVDNLLPQIAVPAEGPVTSEVLFGESRPLHFEIGFGGGEHLAYRADLLPDHGFIGAEPFVNGVAQALTHVADQRLANIRLHHGDALEVLQRIPDGALTMLYLLHPDPWPKARHAKRRMMNDGPVRLFAQKMKPGAEFRFGTDHAVYLRHALMVMQRHTDLFEWVVEKPSDWQVRPSGWPETRYEHKARTVYGHEVWYFRFRRRQAAMSS, encoded by the coding sequence ATGACGGCATTCAAGGAAGGCGACCCCACCACCATTGCGCGGCTCTATGGCCGCTCGGTCGGGAAGAAGCTGCGCACCTATCAGCAGGGGTTGGTCGACAACCTCCTGCCGCAGATCGCCGTGCCTGCGGAAGGCCCGGTGACCTCCGAGGTGCTGTTCGGCGAATCGCGCCCCTTGCATTTCGAGATCGGCTTCGGCGGGGGCGAGCATCTGGCCTACCGCGCCGATCTGCTGCCCGATCACGGCTTCATCGGCGCCGAGCCCTTCGTCAACGGCGTGGCGCAGGCGCTGACCCATGTGGCCGACCAGCGGCTTGCCAATATCCGCCTGCATCATGGCGATGCGCTCGAGGTGCTCCAGCGCATCCCCGACGGAGCGCTGACGATGCTCTACCTGCTCCACCCCGACCCCTGGCCCAAGGCTCGCCACGCCAAGCGGCGGATGATGAACGATGGGCCGGTGCGGCTGTTCGCGCAGAAGATGAAGCCCGGTGCCGAATTCCGCTTCGGCACCGACCACGCGGTCTATCTGCGCCACGCGCTGATGGTGATGCAGCGTCACACCGACCTGTTCGAGTGGGTGGTCGAGAAACCGTCCGACTGGCAGGTGCGGCCCTCCGGCTGGCCCGAGACGCGCTACGAGCACAAGGCGCGCACCGTCTATGGGCATGAGGTGTGGTACTTCCGGTTCCGGCGGCGTCAGGCTGCGATGTCTTCATAA
- the purD gene encoding phosphoribosylamine--glycine ligase encodes MNILLLGSGGREHALSWKLAQSPACTRLYAAPGNPGIAEEAECVALDVTDHGAVIAFCEAEEIDLVVVGPEAPLVDGLSDSLRAAGVPVFGPSQAAAQLEGSKGFTKDLCARAGIPTAGYVRTSSLAEARAALARFAAPYVLKADGLAAGKGVVIAETLAKAEETLADMFGGAFGGAGAQVVIEEFMAGEEASFFALTDGTTIVPFGSAQDHKRVGDGDTGPNTGGMGAYSPAPVLTADLQARVMAEIIEPTVRTMREEGNPYQGVLFAGLMLTAEGPKLIEYNARFGDPECQVLMMLLRDDLAWMMWLCATGKLDELDARSPEFEAAFALTVIMAAKGYPGTPEKGGAIDLGGPHHEWVKIFHAGTALKDGTLVANGGRVLAVTAMGRTVTEAQRIAYEAVDAIAFPTGFCRRDIGWREVEREASA; translated from the coding sequence ATGAATATCCTGCTTCTGGGGTCTGGGGGCCGCGAACATGCGCTGAGCTGGAAGCTGGCGCAATCCCCCGCCTGCACCCGGCTCTACGCCGCCCCCGGAAATCCCGGCATCGCCGAGGAGGCCGAGTGCGTCGCGCTGGACGTCACCGACCACGGCGCGGTGATCGCCTTTTGCGAGGCGGAGGAGATCGACCTCGTCGTCGTCGGCCCCGAAGCGCCGCTGGTGGACGGGCTGTCGGACTCGCTGAGGGCAGCGGGCGTACCGGTGTTCGGCCCCTCGCAGGCGGCCGCGCAGCTGGAAGGCTCCAAGGGTTTTACCAAGGACTTGTGCGCCCGCGCGGGCATCCCCACCGCCGGTTACGTGCGCACGTCCAGTCTCGCGGAAGCCCGCGCCGCGCTCGCCCGATTTGCCGCGCCTTACGTTCTCAAGGCCGATGGGCTGGCGGCGGGCAAGGGCGTGGTGATCGCCGAAACCCTCGCCAAGGCCGAAGAAACCCTTGCCGACATGTTCGGCGGTGCTTTCGGCGGCGCGGGCGCGCAGGTGGTCATCGAGGAGTTCATGGCTGGCGAGGAAGCGAGCTTCTTTGCGCTCACCGATGGCACCACCATCGTCCCCTTCGGCTCTGCGCAAGACCACAAGCGCGTCGGCGACGGCGATACCGGCCCCAACACCGGCGGTATGGGCGCCTATTCCCCCGCGCCGGTCTTGACCGCCGACTTGCAGGCCCGCGTCATGGCCGAGATCATCGAGCCGACGGTGCGCACCATGCGCGAGGAGGGCAACCCCTATCAGGGCGTGCTCTTCGCCGGGCTGATGCTGACCGCCGAGGGGCCGAAGCTGATCGAATACAACGCCCGCTTTGGCGACCCTGAATGCCAGGTGCTGATGATGCTGCTGCGCGATGATCTGGCGTGGATGATGTGGCTGTGCGCCACCGGCAAGCTCGACGAATTGGACGCAAGATCGCCCGAGTTCGAGGCTGCCTTTGCCCTGACGGTGATCATGGCCGCCAAGGGCTACCCCGGCACGCCCGAAAAGGGCGGCGCGATTGACCTCGGCGGCCCGCACCATGAGTGGGTGAAGATCTTCCACGCCGGCACCGCGCTGAAGGACGGCACGCTGGTGGCGAACGGCGGCCGCGTGCTCGCCGTCACCGCTATGGGCCGCACCGTCACCGAAGCGCAGCGGATCGCCTATGAAGCGGTCGACGCGATCGCCTTCCCCACCGGCTTCTGCCGCCGCGACATCGGCTGGCGGGAGGTTGAGCGCGAGGCTTCAGCATAG